The Candidatus Nanohalovita haloferacivicina region TTTTGAGGTGTTTTGTGTCTCTGAAGAATCCTCCCTTTGCTCTGTCGTACAGGTTACGGTATTGTTCCTGTGTAATTTCTTCTTCGTCTCTCATTTCTTTGAGCTCGGATCGGATTGCTCTGATGTTTTCCATCCATTTGTCTTTGGATGATTTACGGGCTGTTTTCTTTCCTTGTCTTCGGCCCTGACCTTTTCTTCGGCCTTTTTGTTTCTGTTTCTTTTTCTTTCGTGCTCGGCCTTTGCTTGTTCCT contains the following coding sequences:
- a CDS encoding 50S ribosomal protein L19e, yielding MDLKNQRRMAADIMDVGKDRVWIDPDNQEKVDEAITRNDIRNLIEGGTIQKKDVKGTSKGRARKKKKQKQKGRRKGQGRRQGKKTARKSSKDKWMENIRAIRSELKEMRDEEEITQEQYRNLYDRAKGGFFRDTKHLKNYVENKME